The proteins below come from a single Diadema setosum chromosome 21, eeDiaSeto1, whole genome shotgun sequence genomic window:
- the LOC140244360 gene encoding uncharacterized protein, with product MASMNSLLDSVVSDEVECAICLQRLDTPRILACLHSFCEKCLEKCARSRKDDSGQQLLKCALCKELTVLPENGVRGLRLDFRATRLVEALTENEIRERKLASSAHQCEACGYAHSSEDVPEDNPFTYCRECCQILCQRCSSAHAGLRMTQNHTVAKISDLLNGRVTIQSKDHSVLCPKHADEKLKIFCVTCLEPICHDCTLIDHSRERGHQLQFLKDFVPIIREELSSRRGEVTEKSEEFAKFLSLLDQLESHIIDHSKKTSKSIQSAVEEYNTRVEEFHYQVEREGCDYLEEKNKQLLQLRRKTENMKALAEKSLLMTQQVLENEHDLVGMASMYKSLREAMDRAIAEKPDEQKLRSIKKSVDRLHYHVTPLEANVGKIVVGCNCRERGTVSISCKNGPKDLQFTRDGRLAAVVQGECIGGRMETVYVKTGTETHYKMERDTSKRYDTYYSSRSSANYNYTPIVCDTYESKEVKCPAVFASIKVTATGIPGCSTFGWNRWLPTLQYDSIRCFSTLSGHRFVLATTDAKLHLLAENLTEISGALPVKRSISGLATDGEDIIYASDRDYRRVFVLRADGSVQRTIQTGDLSPTGVAVSHARPSYVVISHEPATASVLDFNGNVICSIHDDEWKKAVVGCDVHGLVCVLWADGNGKKTLQRFTFQGANVDTLVEKENHSLNDLVLAVSPTGMFSAAVLMTTGVEGKITTISPRNK from the coding sequence ATGGCGTCAATGAACTCCCTCCTAGATTCAGTTGTTTCCGACGAGGTGGAGTGTGCTATCTGCCTCCAAAGGTTAGATACTCCTCGTATTCTGGCGTGTCTCCATAGTTTCTGTGAGAAGTGTTTGGAGAAGTGTGCACGAAGCCGAAAGGACGATTCTGGACAACAATTGCTGAAGTGCGCCCTGTGCAAAGAGCTCACTGTACTACCTGAGAATGGCGTGCGTGGATTACGACTTGACTTCAGGGCGACGCGACTCGTCGAGGCACTCACGGAGAACGAGATACGGGAGAGGAAGTTGGCGAGTTCGGCCCACCAGTGTGAAGCCTGTGGCTACGCTCACTCGTCCGAGGACGTCCCAGAAGATAACCCATTCACCTACTGCCGAGAATGTTGTCAGATTCTCTGTCAGCGATGCTCTTCTGCCCACGCGGGACTTCGGATGACGCAGAATCACACCGTAGCCAAAATCTCAGACTTGCTAAATGGAAGGGTCACTATTCAGAGTAAAGATCATTCCGTTCTGTGCCCAAAACATGCCGATGAGAAGCTGAAAATATTTTGCGTGACCTGCCTGGAACCCATTTGTCATGATTGCACGCTCATCGACCACAGCCGAGAGCGGGGACACCAGTTACAGTTCCTCAAAGACTTCGTCCCAATAATTCGCGAGGAGCTAAGCTCAAGACGCGGAGAGGTTACCGAAAAGTCCGAGGAATTCGCAAAATTTCTCAGCTTACTTGACCAACTGGAATCACACATCATTGACCACAGTAAGAAAACTAGCAAAAGCATACAAAGTGCCGTTGAGGAGTACAATACACGAGTCGAGGAGTTTCACTACCAGGTAGAGCGGGAAGGGTGTGACTACCTGGAAGAAAAGAACAAGCAGCTCCTTCAGTTGAGACGGAAAACCGAGAACATGAAGGCGTTAGCTGAGAAGAGTTTACTGATGACTCAGCAAGTGTTGGAAAATGAACATGATCTTGTAGGAATGGCTTCCATGTACAAGAGCTTGCGGGAAGCTATGGACAGGGCAATAGCGGAGAAACCGGACGAGCAGAAGCTGAGAAGCATCAAGAAATCTGTAGACCGTTTACATTATCACGTAACACCCTTAGAGGCTAACGTTGGGAAGATCGTTGTAGGATGTAACTGCAGAGAAAGAGGAACTGTTAGTATTTCTTGTAAAAATGGGCCAAAAGATTTGCAGTTTACGAGAGATGGGCGCCTTGCTGCCGTGGTACAGGGCGAGTGTATTGGTGGCAGGATGGAGACTGTGTATGTAAAAACTGGTACCGAAACACACTACAAGATGGAAAGGGACACTAGCAAGCGGTATGATACGTATTACAGTAGCAGAAGCAGTGCGAACTATAACTACACCCCTATAGTTTGTGATACTTATGAATCTAAAGAAGTGAAATGTCCTGCTGTCTTTGCATCTATAAAGGTAACCGCAACGGGCATTCCTGGATGTAGCACTTTTGGCTGGAATCGCTGGTTGCCAACATTGCAGTACGACAGCATCAGGTGTTTCTCTACTCTTTCCGGTCATCGATTCGTTCTTGCTACCACTGACGCCAAATTGCATCTCTTAGCAGAGAACCTGACAGAAATATCGGGAGCACTTCCGGTGAAGAGAAGCATATCTGGTCTGGCTACGGACGGCGAGGACATAATTTACGCATCGGACAGAGATTATCGACGAGTTTTCGTCCTTCGAGCTGATGGTAGCGTGCAGCGTACAATTCAAACTGGTGATCTGTCACCGACTGGGGTAGCGGTGTCGCACGCGAGGCCGAGTTACGTTGTCATTTCCCACGAACCCGCCACTGCGAGCGTTCTCGACTTCAACGGAAACGTCATTTGCTCCATCCACGATGACGAGTGGAAGAAGGCGGTGGTAGGCTGCGATGTCCACGGGCTCGTCTGCGTGCTATGGGCCGACGGAAACGGCAAAAAGACGCTGCAGAGGTTTACCTTTCAAGGAGCGAATGTCGACACGCTAGTCGAAAAGGAAAACCACAGCTTGAACGACCTTGTGTTGGCTGTGTCGCCAACGGGCATGTTTTCAGCAGCCGTCTTGATGACAACTGGTGTCGAGGGAAAGATTACGACAATCTCGCCTCGAAATAAATGA